One window from the genome of Rhinolophus ferrumequinum isolate MPI-CBG mRhiFer1 chromosome 10, mRhiFer1_v1.p, whole genome shotgun sequence encodes:
- the DDIT3 gene encoding DNA damage-inducible transcript 3 protein, whose product MAAESLSFSFGTLSSWELEAWYEDLQEVLSSDENGGTYVSPPGNEEEKSKTFTTLDPASLAWLTEEPGPAEVTGTSQSPLSPDSSQSSLAQEEEEDQGTPRKRKRSGQSPARAGKQRMKEKEQENERKVAQLAEENERLKQEIERLTREVEATRRALIDRMVNLHQQA is encoded by the exons ATGGCAGCCgagtctttgtctttctccttcgGGACACTGTCCAGCTGGGAGCTGGAAGCTTGGTATGAGGACCTGCAGGAAGTGCTGTCCTCAGATGAAAACGGGGGTACCTATGTCTCTCCCCCTGGAAATGAGGAG GAAAAATCAAAAACCTTCACCACTCTTGACCCCGCCTCTCTGGCTTGGCTGACTGAGGAGCCAGGACCAGCAGAGGTCACGGGCACCTCCCAGAGCCCTCTCTCTCCAGATTCCAGTCAGAGCTCCCTGgctcaggaggaagaggaagaccaAGGAACACCCAGGAAACGGAAACGGAGTGGCCAGTCCCCAGCCCGGGCTGGAAAGCAACGcatgaaggagaaagaacaagagaatgaaaggaaagtgGCACAACTAGCTGAAGAGAATGAGCGGCTCAAGCAGGAAATCGAGCGCCTGACCAGGGAAGTGGAGGCAACTCGCCGAGCGCTAATTGACCGAATGGTCAATCTGCACCAACAAGCATGA